TGGCGAGGATGCGGTCGTGCGCCTCGGGCAGGGTCGTGTACTTGTCCTTGACGAAGCCCCAGAACTCGGAGTCGGTCGAGTTCATGACCGTGAGGTCCTTGAGGCCGGAGACGATCTCCCACGACGAGCCGTCGTAGGTGATCTGTGCCAGCCGGGTCTCCTGGCCCTTGCGGACGAAGGAGTGCGCGCCCTCGCCGCCGTGCTCGATGCGGTCCCAGGCGTACTGCTCGACGCGGATGCGGGCCCGGTGGATGGCAGGCTGGGAGGTCACGAAGTGACGGGCGAGGTGGATGCCGAACTGCTCGGCGGAGTCGATGCCGTACTCCTTGGCGAAGGCGTACACCGTGTTCTTGGTGGTGTCCGTCGGCAGGACGTTCGCGTTCGAGCCCGAGAGGTGGACCTCGTCCATGTCGCCGCTCAGCGACACCGAGACGTTGAGGTCCTTGATGTGGTGGGTGGCGCCGTCCCGCGTGATGCGTACGACGCGGTTCTCGGCCTTGCCGTACTGGTTCGGTCCAAGGATGGGCATAGCTAGCTCCCTCGATAAACGGAGTAGCCGAACGGGTTGAGCAGCAGCGGTACGTGGTAGTGCTCGCCGGGCGTCACCGTGAAGGTGATGACGACCTCGGGGAAGAACACGGCACCGCTGTCCCGGTTCGCGGGGGCGTCCTGCTGCGCATCGGCTTGCTGCTTCGCGGTCTGTGCGGCGGTCTGTGCGAGGTACGGCTCGACCTCGAAGTCGAGTCGCACGTGGGTGGTGCCCTCCGGCAGAGCCGGGAGGTCCTTGCAGCGGCCGTCGGCGTCGGTCGCCGAGCCGCCGAGCGCCTGCCAGGGTGCCTCTCGTCCGGAGCGGGCGGCGACGCGGACGGCGACGCCCGCGGCGGGACGGCCGACGGAGGTGTCCAGGATGTGCGTGGACACCGAGGCGGTCGTGCTGGTGCTCATGTGCGGGCTTCCTCTTCGACGTCGACGAGCCGGGCCAGGCGGATGCGGTTGATCTTGCCCAGTTCGGTGCGGACGATCTCGCGTTCCCGCTCCGGCGCGTTGCCGATCCGGTCCCGGACCGCGTCGCGCATCTGCTCGCCGGTCCGGCCGGTGGCGCAGATCAGGAACACATGACCGAACTTCGCCTGGTAGGCCAGGTTCAGTTCGAGCATCTCCGCCTTGAGCTCGTCGGAGGCGCCGGCCATGCCGCGCTGCTCACGGGCGGAGGTCGGATCGCCCGGCGCGGGGCGGCCGATCGGGGGGTGCCCGGCCATCGCCTGCGCCAGATCCTCCTCGCTCAGCTCGGCCATGGCGGCGTCACTGGCGGCGAAGAGGTCCTCGGCGGTGGCGTAGGGGCGGTCGGCGAGCAGTCTGCGCCCCCATTCCGCCGAGGCGCACACCTCATGGAGCGCGGCGGCGGCCGCGTGCTCCTCCAGGGCGTTGAAACGGGCGAGGCCCGGTGTCGAGGAACGCGAAGTCACGGGAGCCTCCGTCGCCGTGGTGCTGGACTGGCTACGGCAAGCTAACGCCCCGCGACGACATCGCGTCAACAGTTTGTTGAAAAATCGCGGTTACGGCGAGATCCCCGCAGCCGTGCCCGCCGCGCCTCCCGGCAGGACCGAGGCGCCCGTCAGGCCTCTTTCTCGCGGTTGAGGTAGTTGTAGACGGTGAAGCGGCTGACACCGAGGGCGCTCGCGACGGTCTCCACGCCGTGACGCACGGAGAAGGCGCCGCGCGTCTCCAGCACCCGCACGATCTCCTGCTTGGCCTTGCGGTCGAGGTCGGCGAGCGGCCTGCCCTTCTGGCGCTCCATCGCGGCCAGGATGTGATCCAGCGACTCGGCGAGCTGCGGCAGCCGCACGGCGACGGCGTCGACGCCCTCCCAGGACAGGACGACGTCGTCGGGGCCGGCCTCGTCCGGCGGCAGCATGAGTCCGCCCATGGCGTCGACCAGCGGCTTGACGGCCGCGACGAAGCGCTCGTCGCCGGTGCCGGCGCCGACGCCGGTCACTCGCCGCCCTCCCCGATCACATTGACCTGGAGCGAGATCCGAGTGGCGCCGGACTCCAGGGTCCGGCGGAGCAGGGCGTCCACGGCCGTGAGCACGGCATCGGCTTCCCCTTCCGCCGTGTTGCCGAACGGGCCGACGTCGACCGCGTCCAGGTCGGCGGCCTCGACGACCTCCCGCGCCACGAGCGCGTGCGCCGGGGCCTCGTCGAGATCGAAGGGCTCGGTCGTGAACTCCACTCTCAATCGCACGGGCACAACCTAACGCGCGGTGCCGGATTCCACCGAGCCCTCTTGACAAGCTCCGACCTGCGACGGCAGTCTTCCATTAAGCAGAAACTAACTTCCATCATACGGAATATCATCCGGAAAGTGCACGGAAGGGAGCGTCCGAGGCCCCATGGGATTCGCGGAGCAGCGCTACACCGTCAACCTCTCGATCCTCTTCACGGAACTCCCGCTCCTGGAGCGCCCCGCGGCCGCCGCCGCGGCCGGCTTCACCGCGGCCGAGCTGTGGTGGCCCTGGGTCGACTCCCCCACGCCTCCTCGTTCCGAACTCGATGCCCTGCGGGGCTCGTTCGAGGACGCGGGCGTGCGGCTGACCGGACTGAACTTCTACTCGGGAGTGCTGCCGGGACCGGACCGGGGCGCGCTGTCGATCCCGGGTGCGGAGTCGGAGCGCTTCCGCGCCAACGTCGACGTGGTCGCGGAGTTCGCCGAGTCCGTCGGCTGCGGGGCGCTCAACGCCCTGTACGGCAACCGCGTCGCCGGTGTGGACCCGGCCGAGCAGGACGCCCTGGCCCTGCACCACCTGGTCCTGGCCGCGCGGGCCGCCGACCGGATCGGCGCGATCCTGCTGGTCGAGGCCCTGAACAAGGTGGAGTCACCGCTCTACCCGCTGGTGTCCGCCCCGGCCGCCGTCGGCGTGGTCGACAGGGTCAACGAGGCGTCGGGCCTCGGCAACGCGCGCTTCCTGATGGACCTCTACCACCTGTCCATGAACGGCGAGGACCTGCCGCAGGTGATCGCCGACCATGCCGGCAGCACGGGGCATG
The DNA window shown above is from Streptomyces akebiae and carries:
- a CDS encoding thiamine-binding protein, with product MRLRVEFTTEPFDLDEAPAHALVAREVVEAADLDAVDVGPFGNTAEGEADAVLTAVDALLRRTLESGATRISLQVNVIGEGGE
- the pucL gene encoding factor-independent urate hydroxylase yields the protein MPILGPNQYGKAENRVVRITRDGATHHIKDLNVSVSLSGDMDEVHLSGSNANVLPTDTTKNTVYAFAKEYGIDSAEQFGIHLARHFVTSQPAIHRARIRVEQYAWDRIEHGGEGAHSFVRKGQETRLAQITYDGSSWEIVSGLKDLTVMNSTDSEFWGFVKDKYTTLPEAHDRILATEVSGRWRFNWTDDEQPAPDWEASYEQVKKHLLQAFAETYSLSLQQTLYQMGARIIDNREEIDEVRFSLPNKHHFLVDLAPFGLKNDTADGAVYFAADRPYGLIEATVLRDGREAKIPADLTNL
- the uraD gene encoding 2-oxo-4-hydroxy-4-carboxy-5-ureidoimidazoline decarboxylase: MTSRSSTPGLARFNALEEHAAAAALHEVCASAEWGRRLLADRPYATAEDLFAASDAAMAELSEEDLAQAMAGHPPIGRPAPGDPTSAREQRGMAGASDELKAEMLELNLAYQAKFGHVFLICATGRTGEQMRDAVRDRIGNAPEREREIVRTELGKINRIRLARLVDVEEEART
- the uraH gene encoding hydroxyisourate hydrolase translates to MSTSTTASVSTHILDTSVGRPAAGVAVRVAARSGREAPWQALGGSATDADGRCKDLPALPEGTTHVRLDFEVEPYLAQTAAQTAKQQADAQQDAPANRDSGAVFFPEVVITFTVTPGEHYHVPLLLNPFGYSVYRGS
- a CDS encoding helix-turn-helix domain-containing protein, translated to MGGLMLPPDEAGPDDVVLSWEGVDAVAVRLPQLAESLDHILAAMERQKGRPLADLDRKAKQEIVRVLETRGAFSVRHGVETVASALGVSRFTVYNYLNREKEA
- a CDS encoding TIM barrel protein, which produces MGFAEQRYTVNLSILFTELPLLERPAAAAAAGFTAAELWWPWVDSPTPPRSELDALRGSFEDAGVRLTGLNFYSGVLPGPDRGALSIPGAESERFRANVDVVAEFAESVGCGALNALYGNRVAGVDPAEQDALALHHLVLAARAADRIGAILLVEALNKVESPLYPLVSAPAAVGVVDRVNEASGLGNARFLMDLYHLSMNGEDLPQVIADHAGSTGHVQIADTPGRGAPGTGTVPLEGLLDQLGKAGYGGLVGLEYKPGDRPSAEAFAWLPREARAARAAR